The stretch of DNA TCGCTTCGTGTCTCCTGACTGGGCGCCACAGCCCGGAATCCGGACCGGCGGCGACGGTGCCACCGGCGTGTTCAGAGAATGCTCCGCCCCGCCCGCGGAGAACGGGCGGTGCGGAAAAGGGATGCATCGAGGCTAACGGTGCCGGGCGCTCGCAATGGAGATCAGCTGTGTCGGTTCTCTCACAGGAACGATAAGGGGATCGATTCAGAACCACTTCGACGCATAGGTCTAGACGAAAATTCGGCCGTGCCGAGCCGATGATGACCAAGGATTTCCGGCGAAGCGGACAGTCGTGCGAACGACGGGTGACGCGGGATCGACCACCGGATGGCGGTTGCCCGGGCCGCGCACGCCCGCGGGCGCCGCGCTCAACCGCCCGGTGGAACGCGAAGTCGTTCCACCGGGCCGGGTTTGCCGAAGTAGAAACCTTGCGCCTCGTCGCAGTCGAGCGCGCGCAGCACCTCGAGCTGCGCAGCCGTCTCGACGCCTTCCGCGACCACGACCACGCCCAGCGAGTGCGCCATCGCGATGATGCTGCTGACGATGGTGTGCAGCTCGTGCGAACCGGCGAGGTCGGTGACGAACGAGCGGTCGACCTTGAGGCTGTCCAGCGGCAGCCGCCGCAGCTGGGCCAGCGAGGAGTACCCGGTCCCGAAGTCGTCGATCGCCAGGTGCACTCCCAGATCGCGCAACCCGGTCAGGATTCCCGCGGCCCCCGCGGGATCCTGCATGATCACGTTCTCGGTGATCTCCAGGCACAGCGTGTGCGCGGGCAGGCCGGTCTCCGCGAGCGACTGCCGGACGAGCGCGGGCAGGTGCGGGTCTTTGAGCTGGCGCGGCGAGAGGTTCGCGTTCAGCCGCAGCTCGCCGCCGCGGCGCTCGCGTTCGGCGGCGAGCTGGCGCAGTGCGGTGCGCAGCATGTGCGCGCCGATCGAGTTGATCAGCTCGCTCTGTTCGGCCAGCGGGATGAACTCGGCCGGGGAAACCGTGCCGTGGTCCGGGTGCTGCCAGCGCAACAGTCCCTCCACGGCGACGGTGCCTTCGGTGCGCAGGTCGACGATCGGTTGGTAGGCGACCCAGAGCTGGTCCTGCGCAACGGCGTGCCGCAGGTCCTGCTCCAAGATCATGTGCCGCTGCACCCGTTCCCGGAGTTCGACGTCGAAGAACGCGTGGCCACCGCCGCCCCGCGCCTTGGCCCGGTACATGGCGACGTCCGCGTCCCGCAGCACGTCCGGACCGTCCCGCCCGTCGTCCGGCAGCGAGACCAGCACTCCGATGCTGCCGTTCACGTGCAGCGGCCTGCCCTCCACGTGGATCGGCCGGGTCAGTTCCCGCAGCAGGCGGTCGCTGAGCGCGGCGAGCGCGCCGTGGTCGGGTTCGTCCAGGACCAGCACCACGAACTCGTCCCCGCCCAGCCTGCCGACCTGAGCCCCTTCCGGCACCGCCCGCACCAGCCGTGCCCCGACGGTGCGCAGCACTTCGTCACCGGCAGCGTGCCCGAGCGAATCGTTGATGAGCTTGAAGTTGTCCAGGTCGACGAACAGCACGGCGATCGGGTGCGTCCGCGAGTCGTCCGCCCAGTGGCGCAGCACCTGCGTGCGGTTGGCCAGGTCGGTGAGCGGGTCGTGGGTGGCCTGGTACTCCAAGCGCTCCCGCGCGGCCCGGGTCTCGGTGACGTCGGTGAACGAGACGACCACCGCGTGCGGAGCCGTTTCCTGCGGGTTCAGCGCTCGCGAGGTGACCGCGAGCCACACGTTGCGACCGTCGGCCCGCTCGAAGCACACGACGCGGGAGTTCACCGGCTCCCCGGTCTGCTGCGTCGGCATCGCCAGGTGGTTGCGCCGCAGCACCGCCCCGGACTCGTCGTGCACCGGCCAGGCCGCGGGCGATGAGCCGACGATCTCGGACTCGGACGCGCCGAAGACCTGCTGCGCCGCCGGGTTGGCCGACTCGATGGTGCCGGTCTGGCCGACCACGAGCACGCCCTCGTCGAGCGCTGCGACGACGGTGGCGAAGTCCTGTTCGGCCCGCCGCCGCTCCGCTTCCTCGTGCCGGGCCAGGTCCTGCTGCATCTGCGCGATCCGGCGGGATTCGCTCAGTATCCGGGCGCGCATCGTCTCGACGGCGCGGGCGAGCGTGGTCAGCTCCGACGGTCCCGTCTCGCGGACCTGCCGGTCGAGGTCCCCTTCGGCCACCTGGTCGACGTCGGACACCAGCGCGCGCAGCGGTCTCGTGAGCGATCTGCGCAGCATCAGGACCACTACGGCGGCGACGACGAAGGCGACCAGCACCGTGGCCGTGGTCAACCAGGTGGCCGTGGCGCGCGCGGCCGATGCCTTGGCGGATTCGTCCGAGGCCAGCCGGCCGATCCGGGTGTGCAGCTCGGCCAGTTCGGTGCGCAGCGTGTCGAACTGGTGCGGCGACTGCTCCGGCCCGCCCGGACTGGGCCTGCCCTCGACTTGCGGTCGTGCGGACTGCTCGCGCCATGCGCGGGCGGCCGCCTGGACGCTGTCCAGCAGCTGCATCGTCGTCGGGTCGTCGGCGAGCTGCAGATCGATGATCCCGGTCAGCCGCGCCGCGTCCGCCTGCGCATCGCGGTAGGTGCGCAGGAACGACGGATCACGGGTGAGCAGGTAGCCGCCCAGTGCGTTGGACTGGTCCGAGTAGGCAGTGCTCAGCTCGGTGACGGCCGTTTCGGCCGGGAGGATGACGGTGGTCAGCCGGGTGGTCGCGGCTCCGGCCTGCTGCCAGAACCCGAGGGTCGACGCGGCTACGACGCCGATCAGCAACACGAGGACGGCGACCAGCAGGTGGACCCGTCGCACCAGCGAGGACCGTGCGCGCCGTAGCCAGGCCACGGCCGCAGCGTAAGTGCCGAGCGATTCGCGGGCGACTCGCGCTCGCCGCGATCGGGAACGGCGCGATCGGGATGACGTGGCCGGGCGAGCCGTCGCCGCGGGCGCGCGGCGTCAGGCCCAGGCGGTGCCCGGAGCGGGCCGCGCGGCGGGTCCGTCGGCAGGCGCGGGCGGCGGATCGAAGGTCCAGGTCGCGTCGTCGGTCGCGACGGCAGGCGGATGCGGTTCGGCGGTGTAGCGGCCGTTGTGGTCCAGGTGGCCCTGCTCGACGAGCGTCCACTGCCCGTCGCCGGTGTGCTGGGTGATGGTGACCTCGCCCGCGTCGCCGATCTCCACCAGCTGGTCGGCCGAGCCATCTCCGTCCACGTCGGTGGCCAGCAGCGTCGCGGTGCCGGTGGTGACCACCGCGGTGTCCGGGTTCCCGTCGTTGTCGGTGTCCTCGGTGGCCGGGCCGATCGGCCGGTCGCCGTGCGGCGTGTCGATCACCATCGACTGCTCGTCCTGCGGCGGGGCGGGGTGTTGTTCGGGCCGTTCGGCGACCCAGTCGCCGGAGGCCGGATCGAACCGGGCTTGACCCACGACGGTGCCGTCGGCGCGCACGGTCTGCATGACGTCGGCATCGCCGTCGGCGTTCTCGTCGATGTAGGCGACGTGGCCGTCGTCGGTCAGCACGGTCACGGTGTCGTCCACGCCGTCGCCATCGAGGTCGTAGTTCGCCTCTGCGGTGTACTCCTGCCCTTCGACGGTGACCTTGATGTCGCCGTCGCCCGCACCGGTCTCCTCGATGTACATGCGCCCCTCGATTCGGCTAGCTGCCACCGTGCGTTCAACTCCTGCGACGCAGCGTAGAGCGCGGCGGTTCCATCGCGACACCCGATCGGCGCGATCGAGCCGGTGACGGCGGGAATCCACCCGGTGTCCGGCGGTGTTCGCCATGACATGGCCAAGGCTGTTGTCGCCACCGGCTTCGGTGGCCCAGAGAATCTGTCCGTCGTCGACGTCGACGTGCCCGACCCGGGACCGGGGCAGGTGACGGTCGAGCCCCGGGCGATCGGGGTGAACCCGATCGACTTCAAGCTCTACAGCGGCGCGTTCGGGGAGGACCCCGGCAAGCTGCCGATGCGGCTCGGGCACGAACTGGCCGGTGTGGTCACCGCCGCCGGGCCGGACGCCCACGGCAAGGACGGGCCGCTCGCGGTCGGCGACGAGGTGGTGGTGCACCCGGCTCCCGGTGCGTACGCGAGCGCGGTGACCGTCTCGGCGGCGAACGCCGTGTCCAAGCCCGCGGAGGTGTCCTGGGAAGACGCCGCCGGGCTGCTGCTGGCCGGCTCGACCGCGGTGCACATGCTTTCGCTGACCGGCACGCCGCACGGCAAGACGCTGCTGGTGCACGGTGTTTCCGGCGCGGTCGGGCTGCTGGCCGCGCAGCTGGCGCTGGAAGCGGGGTCCGAAGTGGTCGGCACCGCGGGCGAGTCGCGGCACGCCGCGCTGCGCGAGCGCGGGATCACGCCGGTCGCCTACGGTCCCGGACTGACCGATCGGGTGCGCGCCGCGGCACCGTCCGAGGTCGTCGGCGTGGTCGACGCGGTCGGTACCGACGAGGCGATCGACACCTCGCTGGAACTGGTGGATCCGGAGCGGATCGTCACCGCGGCCGCGTTCCACCGGGCCGACGACGGGATCAAGCCGGTGGGTGGCGGCCCCGGCGCGGACCCGGGCACCGAGGTCCGCGGCAACGCGTGGCGGCGACTGTTCCAGCTCGCCGCGCAGGGGCGGCTGGAGTTGCCGATCGCGCGGACGTTCCCGCTCACCGAGGCGGCCGAGGCGCATCGGCTCTCGATCGACGGCCACCCCGGCGGAAAGCTCGTGCTGCTGCCCTGATCCGCTTCCGGTGCGCGCGGTCCGCCCGGGCCGTGCGCACCGCGCGTCATTCGGCGTGGTCGCGCAAGGCGCGCACGGAGCGCAGCAGTTGCTCGGCGCGGTCGCGGCCCGCCTGGGCCTCCTGGAGCCTGCGGTTCGCGGTCCGCAGCCGGTCGCCGCGTTCGGCGGCGTCCATCTTCAGCGCCTTGTCGACCTCCCGAACCTGCTCGTCGATCGACTCGATGCGCCTGCTCAGCGCGTCGTCCAGGGCCAGCGACAACTGCTGCTCGGCGTCGATGAGCTGCTCGGAGACCAATTGGTCCAGCGCGGAACGCGCGTCCGCGATCGCCTCGGTGAGCCACTGCTTGAAGTGCTGCTTGTCCGCCGCGTGCTTGCGGGTGCGCGCCATCCACCACCCGGCGCCGAGCCCGAGCACGATCGTCACCGGCAGCACCACCGGGTTCAGCACCGCCACCCCGACCCCGGCCAGCGGCATCGCCGCGGCCCGGCCGAGCCCCAGCCCGCCGGACACGCCCATGAACACCAGCAGCTTGTCCTCCGCGGTCGGCGGTCGCTTGTCCGGTGGGCGCAGCGCGATCGGCGACTGCGCGCCGCGGGCGAACTGGGAGCGGATCACGTCCAGCTCCTCCGCGGAGAACAGCTCCGCCAGCGCGACCTCGGCGACCTTCGCCAGCCGCGCGGACAGCAGCGCCGAGACCCGCGAGGACACCATCTGCAGCGCCGCGTCGACCTGCGCGGGCAGTTCGCCGAGGGTGACCCGGTCGGCGCCGTCGATGGTGCGGCGGAACCAGCTCTGCACCTCGCGCATCTGCCGGGTCACCTCGTGACCTGCTTCCACCCGGGTGCGCTGGATCTCGCCGCGCAGCTTCACCTGCCAGCCGCGGGTGGCGGAGCGGCGGGTGGCGGCGAGTTCGTCGCGGCGCGCGCGCAGCGACTCGGCCTCGTCCGCGCCGACGGTCAGCGCGCGCTTCTCCGCCTCCAGCCGCGCGATCAGCTCTCCGAGCACAGTGGACAGCGCGCGCATCGTGTTGGCCTCGCCGAGCATCGCGGCGCGACCGCCGACGAGCTGCACCAGCGCGGAACGCAGCTCGGCGACACCGGAGCGCTCGCGCAGCAGCTCGGCCGCCTGCTCGCTCGGCGCTTGCGCGGCCAGCTGCAGCATCCGCGCGGAGACCGGGTGGATCGGCACTTCGGCGAACCGCGGGGCGTGTTCGGCCAGCAGCTTGCGGTCCTGCTCCAGCACCTGCCGCCAGCTGCGGTGCTGGTCGGTCTTGGCCAGCGCGAACACCACGGTCTCCACCCGGTCGGCGGCGCGGTGCAGGAATTCGAGCTCTCCGCGGGTGAACGGGGCGGCGGCGTCGATGACGAACAGCAGCGCGGTTCCCGCCGAGGCCGCCTCCGCGGCGAGCTCGCCGTGCACCGAGTCCAGCCCGCCGACCCCTGGAGTGTCCACAATGGTCAGCTCGGTGAGCGTGTCCAGCGGCGCGTGCACGCTCAGGTGCCGCGGCGGCAGCCTGCCCTCCGGGAGTTCGTGGCGCACCGAGGCCCAAGCGGGCAGTTCGGCCACGTCGAACTCCAC from Saccharopolyspora sp. SCSIO 74807 encodes:
- a CDS encoding EAL domain-containing protein codes for the protein MAWLRRARSSLVRRVHLLVAVLVLLIGVVAASTLGFWQQAGAATTRLTTVILPAETAVTELSTAYSDQSNALGGYLLTRDPSFLRTYRDAQADAARLTGIIDLQLADDPTTMQLLDSVQAAARAWREQSARPQVEGRPSPGGPEQSPHQFDTLRTELAELHTRIGRLASDESAKASAARATATWLTTATVLVAFVVAAVVVLMLRRSLTRPLRALVSDVDQVAEGDLDRQVRETGPSELTTLARAVETMRARILSESRRIAQMQQDLARHEEAERRRAEQDFATVVAALDEGVLVVGQTGTIESANPAAQQVFGASESEIVGSSPAAWPVHDESGAVLRRNHLAMPTQQTGEPVNSRVVCFERADGRNVWLAVTSRALNPQETAPHAVVVSFTDVTETRAARERLEYQATHDPLTDLANRTQVLRHWADDSRTHPIAVLFVDLDNFKLINDSLGHAAGDEVLRTVGARLVRAVPEGAQVGRLGGDEFVVLVLDEPDHGALAALSDRLLRELTRPIHVEGRPLHVNGSIGVLVSLPDDGRDGPDVLRDADVAMYRAKARGGGGHAFFDVELRERVQRHMILEQDLRHAVAQDQLWVAYQPIVDLRTEGTVAVEGLLRWQHPDHGTVSPAEFIPLAEQSELINSIGAHMLRTALRQLAAERERRGGELRLNANLSPRQLKDPHLPALVRQSLAETGLPAHTLCLEITENVIMQDPAGAAGILTGLRDLGVHLAIDDFGTGYSSLAQLRRLPLDSLKVDRSFVTDLAGSHELHTIVSSIIAMAHSLGVVVVAEGVETAAQLEVLRALDCDEAQGFYFGKPGPVERLRVPPGG
- a CDS encoding DUF6802 family protein, translated to MAASRIEGRMYIEETGAGDGDIKVTVEGQEYTAEANYDLDGDGVDDTVTVLTDDGHVAYIDENADGDADVMQTVRADGTVVGQARFDPASGDWVAERPEQHPAPPQDEQSMVIDTPHGDRPIGPATEDTDNDGNPDTAVVTTGTATLLATDVDGDGSADQLVEIGDAGEVTITQHTGDGQWTLVEQGHLDHNGRYTAEPHPPAVATDDATWTFDPPPAPADGPAARPAPGTAWA
- a CDS encoding NADP-dependent oxidoreductase, whose protein sequence is MAKAVVATGFGGPENLSVVDVDVPDPGPGQVTVEPRAIGVNPIDFKLYSGAFGEDPGKLPMRLGHELAGVVTAAGPDAHGKDGPLAVGDEVVVHPAPGAYASAVTVSAANAVSKPAEVSWEDAAGLLLAGSTAVHMLSLTGTPHGKTLLVHGVSGAVGLLAAQLALEAGSEVVGTAGESRHAALRERGITPVAYGPGLTDRVRAAAPSEVVGVVDAVGTDEAIDTSLELVDPERIVTAAAFHRADDGIKPVGGGPGADPGTEVRGNAWRRLFQLAAQGRLELPIARTFPLTEAAEAHRLSIDGHPGGKLVLLP
- a CDS encoding dynamin family protein; this translates as MTSAGPATGVPAAATALPQQVKQTRDKLFALLRQAAPDAAEWAEEVRRSRPDVPSVVVVGETNRGKSSLVNALLGHPDLSPVDAAVATSTYLEFRHGQRWCGSAHYPAQSEPVEFDVAELPAWASVRHELPEGRLPPRHLSVHAPLDTLTELTIVDTPGVGGLDSVHGELAAEAASAGTALLFVIDAAAPFTRGELEFLHRAADRVETVVFALAKTDQHRSWRQVLEQDRKLLAEHAPRFAEVPIHPVSARMLQLAAQAPSEQAAELLRERSGVAELRSALVQLVGGRAAMLGEANTMRALSTVLGELIARLEAEKRALTVGADEAESLRARRDELAATRRSATRGWQVKLRGEIQRTRVEAGHEVTRQMREVQSWFRRTIDGADRVTLGELPAQVDAALQMVSSRVSALLSARLAKVAEVALAELFSAEELDVIRSQFARGAQSPIALRPPDKRPPTAEDKLLVFMGVSGGLGLGRAAAMPLAGVGVAVLNPVVLPVTIVLGLGAGWWMARTRKHAADKQHFKQWLTEAIADARSALDQLVSEQLIDAEQQLSLALDDALSRRIESIDEQVREVDKALKMDAAERGDRLRTANRRLQEAQAGRDRAEQLLRSVRALRDHAE